A single genomic interval of Lactococcus sp. S-13 harbors:
- the polA gene encoding DNA polymerase I, giving the protein MEDKNRLLLIDGSSVAFRAFFALYNQLDRFKAPNGLHTNAIYAFNTMLASLMERVQPTHVLIAFDAGKTTFRTEMFAEYKGGRSKTPDEFREQLPFIKEMIEKLGIRHYELANYEADDIIGTLDKMAEAPGVNFDVTIVTGDKDMIQLVDANTRVEISKKGVAEFEEYTTDYLQEKMGLTAHQFIDLKALMGDSSDNYPGVTKVGEKTALKLLQEWGSLDNLYANVDSLKASKMKENLIADKEMAYLSQRLATINTTAPLEISLDDTRLQEKNVAELGRFYDEMGFVQFKNKLLAENAGENADEFAAKEEIVFEVVTDNFVSDLVKPDDFFYLETLAENYHREDVVAFAWGNADKIYVSKNLALLSEMEFPENTYDFKKNRVLLSHFGRELKLSKFDAMLAKYLISTTEDNKISTIARLFEAGHLALDEEIFGKGTKLALPEDNVLFEHLARKIKVLVASKEKMLTELVENEQEHLLSDMELPLAEVLAKMEIAGISVSQETLEKIGAENEEKLALLTREIYELAGEEFNINSPKQLGVILFEKLQLPAGKKTKTGYSTAVDVLEDLALVSPLVAKILEYRQINKVQSTYVKGLIPQIAADGKIHTRYVQDLTQTGRLSSVDPNLQNIPVRLEEGRKIRKAFVPSSDSVLLSSDYSQIELRVLAHISGDEHLIEAFKHGADIHTSTAMRVFGIEKPEDVTANDRRKAKAVNFGVVYGISDFGLARNLGITRKEAKNYIDTYFERYPGIKNYMENIVREARDKGFVETMSHRRRKIPEINARNFNVRGFAERTAINSPIQGSAADILKIAMINLDKALNAQQFKAKMLLQVHDEIILDVPKEELPQIRQLVQETMEAAITLAVPLKVDENAGNTWYEAK; this is encoded by the coding sequence ATGGAAGATAAGAATAGACTTTTGTTGATTGATGGTTCGTCGGTGGCTTTTCGGGCTTTCTTTGCTTTGTATAATCAGTTGGATCGTTTTAAGGCGCCAAATGGCTTACATACGAATGCGATTTATGCTTTTAATACCATGCTTGCTTCATTGATGGAGCGGGTTCAGCCAACGCACGTATTGATTGCTTTTGATGCGGGTAAGACGACTTTTCGTACAGAAATGTTTGCGGAATACAAGGGAGGGCGTTCAAAGACACCCGATGAGTTTCGTGAACAGTTGCCTTTTATCAAGGAGATGATTGAAAAGTTAGGGATTCGTCATTATGAATTGGCGAATTATGAGGCGGATGATATCATTGGAACTTTGGATAAAATGGCTGAAGCGCCTGGAGTGAATTTTGATGTGACCATTGTAACGGGTGATAAGGATATGATCCAGCTGGTTGATGCAAATACACGGGTGGAGATTTCTAAAAAGGGTGTTGCTGAGTTTGAGGAATATACGACGGATTATTTGCAGGAAAAAATGGGGCTGACGGCGCATCAATTTATTGATTTGAAGGCTTTGATGGGCGATAGCTCGGATAATTATCCTGGAGTGACGAAGGTCGGAGAAAAGACTGCCTTGAAGTTACTGCAAGAATGGGGCTCGTTGGATAATTTGTATGCCAATGTGGACTCGCTCAAGGCAAGTAAGATGAAAGAAAATCTGATTGCTGATAAAGAAATGGCTTATTTGTCGCAACGCTTGGCGACCATCAATACAACGGCGCCGCTTGAAATCAGTCTTGATGATACAAGATTGCAGGAAAAGAATGTCGCAGAGCTGGGGCGTTTTTATGACGAAATGGGCTTTGTGCAGTTTAAAAATAAATTGTTGGCGGAAAATGCGGGAGAAAATGCTGACGAATTTGCTGCTAAAGAGGAAATTGTGTTTGAAGTGGTGACGGATAATTTCGTCAGTGATTTGGTCAAACCAGATGACTTTTTCTATCTGGAAACTTTGGCTGAAAACTACCATCGGGAGGATGTTGTTGCTTTTGCTTGGGGAAATGCTGACAAGATTTATGTTTCTAAGAATTTGGCGCTTTTGTCAGAGATGGAATTTCCAGAAAATACTTATGATTTCAAGAAAAACCGCGTCCTTCTGAGTCATTTTGGGCGGGAGCTTAAGTTGAGCAAATTTGATGCGATGTTAGCTAAATACTTGATTTCAACGACGGAAGATAATAAAATTTCGACGATTGCACGTTTGTTTGAGGCGGGACATTTGGCTTTGGACGAGGAGATTTTCGGAAAAGGGACGAAGTTGGCCCTGCCTGAGGACAATGTCTTGTTCGAGCATTTGGCGCGCAAAATTAAAGTTTTAGTGGCCTCAAAAGAAAAAATGCTTACGGAACTTGTGGAAAATGAACAAGAGCATTTGCTTTCGGACATGGAGTTGCCTTTGGCAGAAGTTCTTGCCAAAATGGAAATTGCGGGAATTTCGGTCAGCCAAGAAACCCTTGAAAAAATCGGTGCGGAAAATGAAGAAAAATTGGCACTCTTGACCAGAGAAATCTACGAGTTGGCTGGTGAGGAATTTAATATCAATTCGCCAAAACAGCTTGGGGTGATTTTGTTTGAAAAATTGCAACTGCCCGCAGGTAAAAAGACAAAGACGGGTTATTCAACAGCTGTGGATGTGCTGGAAGATTTGGCTCTGGTGTCGCCTTTAGTTGCAAAAATTCTCGAATATCGTCAGATTAACAAGGTTCAATCGACCTATGTCAAGGGCTTAATTCCACAGATTGCAGCTGATGGAAAAATTCACACGCGCTATGTGCAGGATTTGACGCAGACGGGACGTTTATCTTCAGTTGATCCGAATTTACAAAATATTCCTGTGCGTTTGGAGGAAGGACGCAAGATTCGCAAAGCTTTTGTGCCGAGTAGCGACAGTGTTTTGCTGAGTTCCGACTATTCGCAAATTGAGCTACGGGTTTTGGCGCATATCTCGGGCGACGAGCATCTGATTGAGGCTTTCAAACACGGGGCGGACATTCATACCTCAACGGCGATGCGCGTTTTCGGGATTGAAAAACCTGAGGATGTGACGGCGAATGACCGACGCAAAGCTAAGGCAGTTAATTTTGGTGTAGTTTATGGCATTTCCGATTTTGGACTGGCACGTAATCTTGGGATTACGAGAAAAGAAGCTAAAAACTACATTGATACTTATTTTGAGCGTTATCCAGGGATTAAAAACTACATGGAAAACATTGTTCGTGAGGCGAGAGATAAAGGATTTGTGGAAACAATGAGTCATCGCCGCCGCAAAATTCCAGAAATTAATGCTCGGAACTTCAACGTGCGTGGCTTTGCAGAACGGACGGCAATCAATTCACCAATTCAAGGATCAGCGGCTGATATTTTAAAAATCGCAATGATCAATTTGGACAAAGCCTTAAATGCGCAACAGTTCAAAGCCAAAATGTTGTTGCAAGTACACGATGAAATTATCCTTGATGTACCCAAAGAGGAATTACCGCAAATTCGTCAATTGGTGCAAGAAACAATGGAAGCTGCCATCACACTTGCTGTACCACTGAAAGTAGATGAGAATGCTGGAAATACGTGGTATGAAGCCAAATAA
- a CDS encoding LacI family DNA-binding transcriptional regulator, which yields MTSLTTLSKLSGYSKATVSRALSGNGYVSKEARELILDLANQLDYTTNAIAQELSAGTTKNIGVVLPYVKHPFFSQILEGILDKSFETGYKIVILPSNYNQNLEIQYLEQLRKKAFEALIFTSREVSEETVLNYQKYGSIVLCHKPKSKNISASYAERKTGYRKAFQWLKSQSYSNTGFLFSRAQSPTTSVTLQTYKETYKLPAQSEQITTGAVSSLDGYRLAPKLTKFDSIFANSDDIAANVWRWFEDQKIPKPLIIGQENLVSGQLLNLPTVDNHFLQVGRSAFDIAISKEIKQTFIESEFIIDR from the coding sequence ATGACCTCTTTAACCACCCTATCAAAACTGAGCGGTTACTCCAAAGCAACCGTATCTCGGGCTCTTTCAGGAAATGGATATGTTTCAAAAGAAGCTAGAGAACTCATCCTCGATCTTGCCAATCAACTCGACTATACGACCAACGCCATTGCTCAAGAACTATCCGCAGGGACAACCAAAAACATTGGTGTCGTCCTTCCCTATGTCAAACACCCCTTCTTCAGCCAAATTCTCGAAGGAATCCTTGATAAAAGTTTTGAAACAGGTTATAAAATCGTTATTCTTCCCTCAAATTATAATCAAAACCTCGAAATTCAATATTTAGAACAACTCCGTAAAAAGGCATTTGAAGCGCTTATTTTTACCTCACGGGAAGTCTCAGAAGAAACAGTCCTTAACTATCAAAAGTATGGCTCGATCGTCCTCTGCCACAAACCCAAGAGTAAAAATATTTCTGCCAGCTATGCCGAAAGAAAAACGGGTTATCGCAAAGCATTCCAATGGTTAAAATCACAGAGCTATTCAAATACTGGCTTCCTATTTTCTCGTGCTCAAAGTCCCACCACATCTGTTACCCTGCAGACCTACAAAGAAACCTATAAACTTCCTGCCCAATCCGAACAGATTACCACAGGTGCCGTTTCTTCTCTCGATGGTTACAGACTCGCACCCAAACTCACAAAATTTGATAGTATTTTTGCCAACTCAGACGATATCGCTGCAAACGTATGGCGCTGGTTTGAAGACCAAAAAATCCCAAAACCTCTGATTATCGGCCAAGAAAATCTAGTTTCAGGACAACTGTTAAACCTTCCGACCGTAGATAACCACTTCCTTCAAGTTGGACGTTCAGCCTTTGACATCGCCATTTCAAAAGAAATCAAACAAACATTCATTGAGTCAGAATTCATCATTGATCGATAA
- a CDS encoding HAD family hydrolase, producing MKIKHIFTDMDGTLLNSNGTLSDTNLWSIYYSNLPLTLVSARSPLEMSTTIDKLQLTAPQIAFNGNLIFTQNQFGLQIIEKNTLTKESVIQLLDYISNHFPKISLSWYSLTHWYIKKQDKGTFLQKAITGIEPRLKAYDGNSEIYKIMMIVFNPAELQKIEAALNALKIPNISIKQSGQWHLEITSSQNTKADAVSTILNSENLAFEEIAAIGDSSTDIPLLKAAGLGIAVDNASPEVKKHVKMIVAKNTNHGVAEAISVISELNEQVNQ from the coding sequence ATGAAAATCAAACACATCTTCACAGACATGGACGGCACCCTGCTCAATTCTAACGGCACACTCTCAGATACCAACCTTTGGTCAATTTACTACAGTAACCTGCCACTCACCCTTGTTTCCGCGCGTAGTCCACTGGAAATGAGCACCACTATTGACAAATTACAGCTCACTGCTCCCCAAATTGCATTTAACGGAAACCTCATTTTCACTCAAAATCAATTTGGCCTTCAAATTATAGAAAAAAACACCCTCACTAAAGAAAGTGTCATCCAACTCTTAGACTACATTTCAAACCATTTTCCTAAAATCAGCCTTAGCTGGTATAGTCTTACCCACTGGTACATCAAAAAACAAGACAAAGGAACCTTTCTTCAAAAAGCCATCACAGGAATTGAACCAAGACTCAAAGCCTATGATGGCAATTCCGAAATTTACAAAATAATGATGATTGTCTTTAATCCAGCTGAACTTCAAAAAATCGAAGCAGCACTCAATGCTTTAAAAATTCCTAACATTTCAATCAAACAAAGTGGACAATGGCACCTTGAAATCACCTCTAGCCAAAATACAAAAGCTGATGCCGTGAGCACCATCCTTAACAGCGAAAACTTAGCTTTCGAAGAAATCGCCGCCATCGGTGATAGCTCCACTGATATCCCCCTTTTAAAAGCAGCAGGACTTGGCATCGCCGTAGATAATGCTAGCCCCGAAGTCAAAAAACATGTTAAAATGATTGTAGCAAAAAATACGAACCACGGTGTAGCTGAAGCAATATCAGTTATCAGCGAACTAAATGAACAGGTGAACCAATGA